Proteins encoded within one genomic window of Drosophila willistoni isolate 14030-0811.24 chromosome XL unlocalized genomic scaffold, UCI_dwil_1.1 Seg141, whole genome shotgun sequence:
- the LOC6648357 gene encoding uncharacterized protein DDB_G0290685 isoform X5, whose amino-acid sequence MSNHWALAWAAGATVPAPQPSMPPPLPSAPPPPPPSDQPSATVATPATVMPVSYGVTPVAGAAASSQSANPYEQYTPAQYAAMTPEQQYALQQHWQQWQAYQQEYAKWHAQYGEQYKREMAAAATTGTTAAAPVATAATQPIATPVVVPVAAPPANPPVPQVAPPGPQAYPPSNPYYTSSVPAVGVQVLPPNASKITAQPQIYNQPPPPPMPQESWSHQKHTAPAPNQYYTQPAVPSAGRADDQSSGFANLQQPPPFVGGEIGDPKLKHPPPNLWRGGQGQGPGPGQGGGTWEGGPPKRDGPPKNHWNDSNNSNFGTGEGGRPGRWSNDGPGSRWSGPPSNSEGGTATGTSGGESRGWNSRNEGNSEGRWRGPNDNETIGGGGSGRWNGPHNAGSGRNGPSDSAGGGNASSNEPVRGGGFGGSNNKQRRWEDDENRSSSNRWQFNSQDKDNNRKNWNDGDDDGGGVGSNQRNTTNPFNTNNPPQSSNDYGSYENNSRGAGNRDNFGRNGPKSSDSNYGNNQKSSQDGPGFEMRTDFGNFGRGRWDGGNQQQQQNQQQRGGGVGGSGVGGGGVGGGGVGGGVGGGGGGGGSNDGGFRSQFGNNPQQQPQRGSDLNEVNFDRLFYQWEQQFENWKRENANHPDREEYRRYEEEFEKQRRNIAEKCEQMRRRRQMQQQSPQTSGGGGGSGVGVGAGGVGGGSGGDFGGNSGRYQEPDTTKDGNASKDSDSRDLVKETFSRSGHGRVGQSKPDESSVSDAPKFMEPPLNQQKQQNPQSQKLSQPSMSLGKRKYEESITNEKNQSMLATASKQVKPQENIITISLDDDDDEDDDDANNGGGKGDNDDDNATAADRGDGNANPDHHETPMTNIFKKSEGIPGLDLVEGDAKSSKPIADIAEGMKDTEFINNLSQAVAQASGNGKPQGTKDDPKQSKLNEPGNEGGAICFTGWLKKRKNGGDGGGNKSSESEQKKPDESIESSERRGEGNMPGRGLNQRGGAGVRGNFNDYGPGGGPGNGPQGGPQGMGNNFNDFGPGVGQGGGPQGMGNNFNDFGPGGGPQGMGNNFNDFGGPPFNSRPPFNSNNFDMNDPRQFGPNNFGPNNNNFGHGRRFNEPHRGDPNYGPDYRGPGPGAGPGPGPFGGPFGNKFGPNNNNNNNSNQHPNNDNPFRRQGGGMPMPNFDDGPGPGPGPGPGHGGNGGFRGGRGPHPNARQFGQQQRNNFGGHPGNQNRKHGPNGGMNHFNDRNRSNRNV is encoded by the exons ATGTCGAATCATTGGGCATTGGCCTGGGCAGCAGGCGCAACGGTACCGGCTCCACAGCCGAGCATGCCTCCGCCATTGCCTAGTGCCccaccgccgccaccgccaAGTGATCAGCCATCGGCGACGGTAGCGACTCCTGCAACGGTAATGCCGGTATCATATGGAGTTACTCCAGTAGCGGGAGCTGCAGCGTCATCTCAATCAGCCAATCCATATGAACAATATACGCCAGCTCAATATGCAGCCATGACGCCGGAACAGCAGTATGCCTTACAGCAGCACTGGCAACAGTGGCAGGCGTATCAGCAAGAATATGCTAAATGGCATGCCCAATATGGAGAGCAA TATAAACGTGAAATGGCAGCTGCAGCGACTACAGGAACTACAGCAGCTGCGCCAGTAGCTACAGCAGCAACCCAACCAATAGCTACACCAGTTGTAGTGCCAGTGGCAGCCCCACCAGCAAATCCACCAGTGCCCCAAGTAGCACCACCTGGCCCTCAAGCCTATCCTCCAAGTAATCCATACTATACATCATCAGTACCGGCAGTCGGTGTTCAAGTTTTGCCTCCAAATGCTAGCAAGATTACAGCTCAGCCTCAAATTTATAATCAACCGCCACCTCCGCCGATGCCCCAGGAATCGTGGTCACACCAGAAACACACAGCGCCGGCACCAAACCAATATTATACACAGCCTGCTGTCCCTTCTGCTGGTAGGGCCGATGATCAATCATCTGGTTTTGCTAATTTGCAGCAACCACCCCCATTTGTGGGAGGTGAGATTGGAGATCCCAAACTAAAGCATCCACCACCCAATCTATGGAGGGGCGGCCAAGGCCAAGGACCGGGTCCGGGACAAGGTGGAGGAACCTGGGAAGGCGGTCCACCTAAAAGAGATGGGCCCCCGAAAAATCATTGGAATGATTCAAACAATAGTAACTTTGGCACCGGTGAAGGCGGTAGACCGGGACGTTGGAGCAATGATGGACCTGGTTCACGCTGGAGTGGACCACCCAGCAATAGCGAAGGTGGTACTGCTACCGGTACCAGTGGCGGAGAATCACGAGGCTGGAATTCCCGCAATGAGGGAAACAGCGAAGGCCGCTGGAGAGGACCCAACGATAATGAAACAATCGGAGGAGGAGGATCTGGACGATGGAATGGCCCACATAATGCTGGAAGTGGACGAAATGGTCCATCCGATTCCGCAGGCGGAGGAAATGCGTCATCAAATGAACCAGTTCGCGGTGGTGGTTTTGGTGGAAGTAATAACAAACAGCGCCGTTGGGAAGATGATGAAAATCGATCAAGTTCGAATCGCTGGCAGTTTAATAGCCAAGACAAGGACAACAATCGAAAGAACTGGAACGATGGcgatgatgatggtggtggtgttggATCTAATCAACGGAACACAACTAATCCctttaatactaataatccACCCCAATCATCGAATGATTATGGCTCTTATGAGAACAATTCTAGAGGCGCCGGCAATCGAGACAATTTTGGACGCAATGGACCGAAATCAAGTGACTCGAACTATGGAAACAATCAAAAATCGAGTCAAGATGGTCCCGGCTTTGAAATGCGTACCGACTTTGGGAATTTTGGTCGTGGACGCTGGGATGGTGGtaaccaacagcaacaacagaatCAGCAGCAACGCGGAGGTGGTGTTGGAGGAAGTGGTGTTGGAGGAGGTGGTGTTGGAGGAGGTGGTGTTGGAGGTGGTGTTGGAGGAggaggcggtggtggtggtagtAACGATGGTGGGTTTCGCAGTCAATTTGGTAACAACCCACAACAGCAACCGCAACGTGGCTCTGATTTGAATGAGGTGAATTTCGATCGCTTGTTCTATCAGTGGGAGCAACAGTTCGAAAACTGGAAGCGAGAAAACGCCAATCATCCAGATCGTGAAGAATATCGTCGATATGAGGAGGAGTTTGAGAAGCAGCGACGTAACATTGCTGAGAAATGCGAGCAAATGCGTCGTCGCCGTCAAATGCAACAGCAAAGCCCACAAACTAGTGGAGGTGGAGGTGGTagtggtgttggtgttggtgctgGTGGTGTGGGAGGCGGAAGCGGAGGAGATTTCGGAGGTAACAGTGGCAGATACCAAGAACCTGATACAACCAAGGATGGAAATGCTTCTAAAGATTCTGATTCACGTGACCTtgtaaaagaaacattttctaGATCTGGACATGGCCGAGTTGGTCAAAGTAAACCAGACGAGTCGTCTGTGTCGGATGCTCCTAAATTTATGGAACCTCCATTAAATcaacaaaagcagcagaatCCACAATCCCAGAAACTATCTCAACCATCAATGAGTTTAGGCAAGCGCAAATATGAAGAAAGCATCACCAATGAGAAAAATCAGAGTATGCTGGCCACAGCATCCAAGCAGGTGAAGCCACAGGAAAATATTATAACCATATCGCtggatgacgatgatgatgaggatgatgatgatgctaaCAATGGCGGCGGTAAAGgagataatgatgatgataacgCTACTGCTGCTGACCGAGGTGATGGCAATGCAAATCCGGACCACCATGAAACGCCCATGACAAACATATTCAAGAAAAGCGAGGGTATTCCTGGTCTGGATTTAGTGGAAGGTGATGCCAAATCGTCTAAACCAATTGCCGATATAGCTGAGGGAATGAAGGATACTGAATTTATCAATAATCTTTCCCAGGCCGTGGCCCAAGCCAGTGGCAACGGTAAACCACAGGGAACTAAAGATGATCCAAAACAATCAAAGTTAAATGAGCCAGGTAATGAAGGCGGCGCCATTTGTTTTACTGGATGgctaaagaaaagaaaaaatggtgGCGACGGCGGTGGCAACAAATCGTCAGAAAGTGAGCAGAAAAAACCGGATGAGTCCATTGAATCGTCAGAACGTAGAGGTGAAGGCAACATGCCAGGTCGTGGACTTAATCAACGAGGCGGCGCCGGTGTTAGAGGCAATTTTAATGATTACGGACCAGGTGGTGGTCCGGGCAATGGTCCGCAAGGTGGCCCGCAAGGAATGGGAAATAACTTTAATGATTTCGGACCAGGTGTTGGTCAGGGCGGTGGTCCGCAAGGAATGGGAAATAACTTTAATGATTTCGGACCAGGTGGTGGTCCGCAAGGAATGGGAAATAACTTTAATGATTTCGGTGGCCCTCCATTTAATTCCCGTCCGCCGTTTAATTCCAACAACTTTGATATGAATGATCCTCGTCAGTTTGGTCCGAATAATTTTGgacccaacaacaacaattttggACATGGACGCCGATTTAATGAGCCACATCGCGGTGATCCCAATTACGGTCCTGATTATCGAGGTCCTGGTCCTGGTGCCGGACCCGGACCTGGGCCATTTGGTGGCCCCTTTGGAAATAAATTTGGACcgaataacaataacaataataactCAAATCAACATCCGAATAATGATAATCCATTTCGACGCCAAGGTGGTGGAATGCCAATGCCCAATTTCGATGATGGTCCAGGTCCTGGCCCTGGCCCTGGCCCCGGCCATGGAGGTAATGGTGGCTTCCGTGGTGGTCGTGGACCCCATCCCAATGCTCGACAATTTGGACAACAGCAACGAAACAATTTCGGCGGCCACCCTGGGAATCAAAACCGAAAACATGGACCCAATGG CGGTATGAACCATTTTAATGACAGGAACAGGAGCAATAGAAACGTGTAA
- the LOC6648357 gene encoding uncharacterized protein DDB_G0290685 isoform X6 codes for MSNHWALAWAAGATVPAPQPSMPPPLPSAPPPPPPSDQPSATVATPATVMPVSYGVTPVAGAAASSQSANPYEQYTPAQYAAMTPEQQYALQQHWQQWQAYQQEYAKWHAQYGEQYKREMAAAATTGTTAAAPVATAATQPIATPVVVPVAAPPANPPVPQVAPPGPQAYPPSNPYYTSSVPAVGVQVLPPNASKITAQPQIYNQPPPPPMPQESWSHQKHTAPAPNQYYTQPAVPSAGRADDQSSGFANLQQPPPFVGGEIGDPKLKHPPPNLWRGGQGQGPGPGQGGGTWEGGPPKRDGPPKNHWNDSNNSNFGTGEGGRPGRWSNDGPGSRWSGPPSNSEGGTATGTSGGESRGWNSRNEGNSEGRWRGPNDNETIGGGGSGRWNGPHNAGSGRNGPSDSAGGGNASSNEPVRGGGFGGSNNKQRRWEDDENRSSSNRWQFNSQDKDNNRKNWNDGDDDGGGVGSNQRNTTNPFNTNNPPQSSNDYGSYENNSRGAGNRDNFGRNGPKSSDSNYGNNQKSSQDGPGFEMRTDFGNFGRGRWDGGNQQQQQNQQQRGGGVGGSGVGGGGVGGGGVGGGVGGGGGGGGSNDGGFRSQFGNNPQQQPQRGSDLNEVNFDRLFYQWEQQFENWKRENANHPDREEYRRYEEEFEKQRRNIAEKCEQMRRRRQMQQQSPQTSGGGGGSGVGVGAGGVGGGSGGDFGGNSGRYQEPDTTKDGNASKDSDSRDLVKETFSRSGHGRVGQSKPDESSVSDAPKFMEPPLNQQKQQNPQSQKLSQPSMSLGKRKYEESITNEKNQSMLATASKQVKPQENIITISLDDDDDEDDDDANNGGGKGDNDDDNATAADRGDGNANPDHHETPMTNIFKKSEGIPGLDLVEGDAKSSKPIADIAEGMKDTEFINNLSQAVAQASGNGKPQGTKDDPKQSKLNEPGNEGGAICFTGWLKKRKNGGDGGGNKSSESEQKKPDESIESSERRGEGNMPGRGLNQRGGAGVRGNFNDYGPGGGPGNGPQGGPQGMGNNFNDFGPGVGQGGGPQGMGNNFNDFGPGGGPQGMGNNFNDFGGPPFNSRPPFNSNNFDMNDPRQFGPNNFGPNNNNFGHGRRFNEPHRGDPNYGPDYRGPGPGAGPGPGPFGGPFGNKFGPNNNNNNNSNQHPNNDNPFRRQGGGMPMPNFDDGPGPGPGPGPGHGGNGGFRGGRGPHPNARQFGQQQRNNFGGHPGNQNRKHGPNG; via the exons ATGTCGAATCATTGGGCATTGGCCTGGGCAGCAGGCGCAACGGTACCGGCTCCACAGCCGAGCATGCCTCCGCCATTGCCTAGTGCCccaccgccgccaccgccaAGTGATCAGCCATCGGCGACGGTAGCGACTCCTGCAACGGTAATGCCGGTATCATATGGAGTTACTCCAGTAGCGGGAGCTGCAGCGTCATCTCAATCAGCCAATCCATATGAACAATATACGCCAGCTCAATATGCAGCCATGACGCCGGAACAGCAGTATGCCTTACAGCAGCACTGGCAACAGTGGCAGGCGTATCAGCAAGAATATGCTAAATGGCATGCCCAATATGGAGAGCAA TATAAACGTGAAATGGCAGCTGCAGCGACTACAGGAACTACAGCAGCTGCGCCAGTAGCTACAGCAGCAACCCAACCAATAGCTACACCAGTTGTAGTGCCAGTGGCAGCCCCACCAGCAAATCCACCAGTGCCCCAAGTAGCACCACCTGGCCCTCAAGCCTATCCTCCAAGTAATCCATACTATACATCATCAGTACCGGCAGTCGGTGTTCAAGTTTTGCCTCCAAATGCTAGCAAGATTACAGCTCAGCCTCAAATTTATAATCAACCGCCACCTCCGCCGATGCCCCAGGAATCGTGGTCACACCAGAAACACACAGCGCCGGCACCAAACCAATATTATACACAGCCTGCTGTCCCTTCTGCTGGTAGGGCCGATGATCAATCATCTGGTTTTGCTAATTTGCAGCAACCACCCCCATTTGTGGGAGGTGAGATTGGAGATCCCAAACTAAAGCATCCACCACCCAATCTATGGAGGGGCGGCCAAGGCCAAGGACCGGGTCCGGGACAAGGTGGAGGAACCTGGGAAGGCGGTCCACCTAAAAGAGATGGGCCCCCGAAAAATCATTGGAATGATTCAAACAATAGTAACTTTGGCACCGGTGAAGGCGGTAGACCGGGACGTTGGAGCAATGATGGACCTGGTTCACGCTGGAGTGGACCACCCAGCAATAGCGAAGGTGGTACTGCTACCGGTACCAGTGGCGGAGAATCACGAGGCTGGAATTCCCGCAATGAGGGAAACAGCGAAGGCCGCTGGAGAGGACCCAACGATAATGAAACAATCGGAGGAGGAGGATCTGGACGATGGAATGGCCCACATAATGCTGGAAGTGGACGAAATGGTCCATCCGATTCCGCAGGCGGAGGAAATGCGTCATCAAATGAACCAGTTCGCGGTGGTGGTTTTGGTGGAAGTAATAACAAACAGCGCCGTTGGGAAGATGATGAAAATCGATCAAGTTCGAATCGCTGGCAGTTTAATAGCCAAGACAAGGACAACAATCGAAAGAACTGGAACGATGGcgatgatgatggtggtggtgttggATCTAATCAACGGAACACAACTAATCCctttaatactaataatccACCCCAATCATCGAATGATTATGGCTCTTATGAGAACAATTCTAGAGGCGCCGGCAATCGAGACAATTTTGGACGCAATGGACCGAAATCAAGTGACTCGAACTATGGAAACAATCAAAAATCGAGTCAAGATGGTCCCGGCTTTGAAATGCGTACCGACTTTGGGAATTTTGGTCGTGGACGCTGGGATGGTGGtaaccaacagcaacaacagaatCAGCAGCAACGCGGAGGTGGTGTTGGAGGAAGTGGTGTTGGAGGAGGTGGTGTTGGAGGAGGTGGTGTTGGAGGTGGTGTTGGAGGAggaggcggtggtggtggtagtAACGATGGTGGGTTTCGCAGTCAATTTGGTAACAACCCACAACAGCAACCGCAACGTGGCTCTGATTTGAATGAGGTGAATTTCGATCGCTTGTTCTATCAGTGGGAGCAACAGTTCGAAAACTGGAAGCGAGAAAACGCCAATCATCCAGATCGTGAAGAATATCGTCGATATGAGGAGGAGTTTGAGAAGCAGCGACGTAACATTGCTGAGAAATGCGAGCAAATGCGTCGTCGCCGTCAAATGCAACAGCAAAGCCCACAAACTAGTGGAGGTGGAGGTGGTagtggtgttggtgttggtgctgGTGGTGTGGGAGGCGGAAGCGGAGGAGATTTCGGAGGTAACAGTGGCAGATACCAAGAACCTGATACAACCAAGGATGGAAATGCTTCTAAAGATTCTGATTCACGTGACCTtgtaaaagaaacattttctaGATCTGGACATGGCCGAGTTGGTCAAAGTAAACCAGACGAGTCGTCTGTGTCGGATGCTCCTAAATTTATGGAACCTCCATTAAATcaacaaaagcagcagaatCCACAATCCCAGAAACTATCTCAACCATCAATGAGTTTAGGCAAGCGCAAATATGAAGAAAGCATCACCAATGAGAAAAATCAGAGTATGCTGGCCACAGCATCCAAGCAGGTGAAGCCACAGGAAAATATTATAACCATATCGCtggatgacgatgatgatgaggatgatgatgatgctaaCAATGGCGGCGGTAAAGgagataatgatgatgataacgCTACTGCTGCTGACCGAGGTGATGGCAATGCAAATCCGGACCACCATGAAACGCCCATGACAAACATATTCAAGAAAAGCGAGGGTATTCCTGGTCTGGATTTAGTGGAAGGTGATGCCAAATCGTCTAAACCAATTGCCGATATAGCTGAGGGAATGAAGGATACTGAATTTATCAATAATCTTTCCCAGGCCGTGGCCCAAGCCAGTGGCAACGGTAAACCACAGGGAACTAAAGATGATCCAAAACAATCAAAGTTAAATGAGCCAGGTAATGAAGGCGGCGCCATTTGTTTTACTGGATGgctaaagaaaagaaaaaatggtgGCGACGGCGGTGGCAACAAATCGTCAGAAAGTGAGCAGAAAAAACCGGATGAGTCCATTGAATCGTCAGAACGTAGAGGTGAAGGCAACATGCCAGGTCGTGGACTTAATCAACGAGGCGGCGCCGGTGTTAGAGGCAATTTTAATGATTACGGACCAGGTGGTGGTCCGGGCAATGGTCCGCAAGGTGGCCCGCAAGGAATGGGAAATAACTTTAATGATTTCGGACCAGGTGTTGGTCAGGGCGGTGGTCCGCAAGGAATGGGAAATAACTTTAATGATTTCGGACCAGGTGGTGGTCCGCAAGGAATGGGAAATAACTTTAATGATTTCGGTGGCCCTCCATTTAATTCCCGTCCGCCGTTTAATTCCAACAACTTTGATATGAATGATCCTCGTCAGTTTGGTCCGAATAATTTTGgacccaacaacaacaattttggACATGGACGCCGATTTAATGAGCCACATCGCGGTGATCCCAATTACGGTCCTGATTATCGAGGTCCTGGTCCTGGTGCCGGACCCGGACCTGGGCCATTTGGTGGCCCCTTTGGAAATAAATTTGGACcgaataacaataacaataataactCAAATCAACATCCGAATAATGATAATCCATTTCGACGCCAAGGTGGTGGAATGCCAATGCCCAATTTCGATGATGGTCCAGGTCCTGGCCCTGGCCCTGGCCCCGGCCATGGAGGTAATGGTGGCTTCCGTGGTGGTCGTGGACCCCATCCCAATGCTCGACAATTTGGACAACAGCAACGAAACAATTTCGGCGGCCACCCTGGGAATCAAAACCGAAAACATGGACCCAATGG ATAA